In the genome of Treponema pedis, one region contains:
- the map gene encoding type I methionyl aminopeptidase, with translation MIIIKTPEQIDGIRKSCKALARLFEELKPVIVPGKTTKELDDFCTAYIKKIGGKPAWYSEGFPGAACISINEEVIHGLPGKRVVKDGDLVSMDIGIDLNGYISDACVTYPIGNVSKDKLKLLEITTKCLYAGIEACKAGNRVSDISKAVYNLASAHNYGVVYEYCGHGVGLGVHEDPSIPNVVEKMRPNPRLRAGMVVAIEPMINMGTADVKVKEDGWTVITADNSVSCHMEHTVAIFEDRTEILSKL, from the coding sequence ATGATTATTATAAAAACGCCCGAACAAATAGACGGGATTAGAAAATCGTGTAAGGCCTTGGCAAGGCTTTTTGAAGAATTAAAACCGGTAATTGTGCCGGGAAAAACGACAAAAGAATTGGATGATTTTTGTACCGCTTATATTAAAAAAATAGGCGGAAAGCCTGCATGGTATTCGGAAGGTTTTCCCGGAGCCGCCTGTATTTCTATAAACGAAGAAGTTATTCACGGATTGCCCGGCAAGAGGGTTGTAAAAGACGGAGATTTGGTTTCAATGGATATAGGAATAGACTTAAACGGCTACATAAGCGATGCCTGCGTAACATATCCTATAGGAAATGTAAGTAAGGACAAGCTGAAACTTTTGGAAATTACAACGAAGTGTCTTTATGCGGGAATTGAAGCCTGCAAAGCGGGAAACAGGGTTTCCGATATTTCAAAGGCGGTTTATAATTTAGCGTCGGCTCATAATTACGGCGTGGTATACGAATATTGCGGGCACGGAGTAGGTTTGGGCGTACACGAAGACCCCAGTATTCCGAATGTAGTTGAAAAAATGCGTCCCAATCCGCGTTTACGTGCCGGAATGGTAGTGGCGATTGAGCCGATGATTAACATGGGTACTGCGGACGTTAAGGTAAAAGAAGACGGCTGGACTGTGATAACGGCGGATAATTCCGTATCATGCCATATGGAACATACGGTTGCAATTTTTGAAGACCGCACGGAAATTTTATCGAAACTTTAA
- a CDS encoding IPT/TIG domain-containing protein: MENSKKFKAAVFLLLFLPLGILAENGVSGKNNSDKSTAGKNYFIREDDNGTVLIQRLSWESVEDILAYEFELEQKTGGSVWKLLEKKRTKETYIDLSLPPAGYRYRVTVINLLEQPEATSNYRYFDVKIAHQPEVTSVSPKTVHFDDIYDEFVTVYGKNFYNDTTFSLVKIGGEAIKGEIIELDKSGTNAKIKFNINKIEPGKYGFTVTDISGLYDDSQKMTFKFQKPIDFYISGGYAFTGFIKNNVFKEYFNTNFAALGGIIRMTFIPIKRTYGTFGFNITGSGMYLKNKQDGYVLKAGFFFSNFNAVYLLPIIRHKLNFDLHLGTGAAFITQTQFVFESIDIKSPQMWFWGMTVNGGTALQIYLVKKLYLEINLDHIIAFRKDFPLYTIQPSLSLGWEF, from the coding sequence ATGGAAAATAGCAAGAAATTTAAGGCTGCCGTTTTTCTTTTGTTATTTTTACCGCTCGGCATACTTGCGGAAAACGGAGTTTCCGGTAAAAATAACTCGGATAAATCTACGGCCGGTAAAAATTATTTTATCCGCGAAGATGATAACGGTACGGTACTTATACAACGCTTATCGTGGGAAAGTGTCGAAGATATTTTAGCTTATGAATTTGAGCTTGAACAAAAAACCGGCGGCTCCGTATGGAAATTATTGGAAAAGAAGAGAACTAAAGAAACTTACATAGACTTATCTTTACCCCCTGCCGGTTATCGCTATAGGGTAACGGTTATAAATTTATTGGAGCAGCCTGAAGCTACAAGTAATTATAGATACTTTGATGTAAAAATAGCGCACCAGCCTGAAGTTACGTCCGTTTCTCCTAAAACCGTTCATTTCGACGATATTTACGATGAATTTGTAACCGTATACGGTAAGAATTTTTATAATGACACGACTTTCAGTTTGGTAAAAATCGGCGGTGAAGCGATAAAAGGCGAAATTATAGAATTGGATAAATCCGGTACAAATGCAAAAATTAAATTTAACATCAATAAAATAGAACCCGGCAAATACGGATTTACCGTTACCGATATAAGCGGGTTATATGACGACAGTCAAAAAATGACGTTTAAATTTCAAAAGCCGATAGATTTTTATATTTCCGGAGGTTACGCTTTTACAGGCTTTATTAAAAATAACGTATTTAAAGAGTATTTTAATACGAATTTTGCCGCTTTAGGAGGCATTATACGTATGACGTTTATTCCGATAAAAAGGACTTACGGAACTTTCGGCTTTAATATAACGGGTTCAGGTATGTATTTAAAAAACAAACAGGACGGATATGTTCTAAAAGCGGGCTTCTTTTTTTCCAATTTTAATGCGGTTTATTTATTGCCGATTATACGGCATAAATTAAATTTTGATTTACATTTGGGTACGGGAGCGGCCTTTATTACACAAACACAATTCGTGTTTGAAAGTATAGATATTAAAAGCCCGCAGATGTGGTTTTGGGGCATGACGGTAAACGGCGGAACGGCTTTGCAAATATATCTTGTAAAAAAATTGTACCTTGAAATAAATCTGGACCATATAATTGCATTTAGAAAAGACTTTCCGCTTTATACGATTCAACCGTCGCTTTCTTTGGGTTGGGAATTTTAA
- a CDS encoding 6-hydroxymethylpterin diphosphokinase MptE-like protein yields MIQSVIATRSFFGVRWLKNITDNFLFAENINNFEFYNEDSFFAASGCSLKTFLKTGKNMLNKKFISAAASAVPALSAYGINPDLCISTDGGFWAASHIKAAFFKNSRCIPARSENPLQYFGKEPLRIFNLRLSDRSLLFYGP; encoded by the coding sequence ATGATTCAAAGCGTAATTGCAACAAGAAGTTTTTTCGGAGTACGGTGGCTGAAAAACATTACAGATAATTTTTTGTTTGCCGAAAACATAAACAATTTTGAATTTTATAATGAAGACTCTTTTTTTGCCGCTTCAGGGTGCAGTTTAAAAACTTTTTTAAAAACGGGAAAAAATATGCTCAATAAAAAATTCATATCGGCAGCGGCTTCAGCAGTGCCCGCTTTATCGGCATACGGAATAAATCCTGACCTTTGTATTTCAACGGACGGAGGTTTTTGGGCTGCAAGTCATATCAAAGCCGCTTTCTTCAAAAATTCCCGTTGCATTCCCGCCCGAAGCGAAAATCCCCTACAATATTTTGGCAAAGAACCCTTGCGTATTTTTAACTTACGGCTCTCTGATAGAAGCTTACTTTTTTACGGGCCTTAA
- a CDS encoding FecR domain-containing protein has protein sequence MKTKRNITSKPDTSPILLDFAVVLLSLATAFAALFLFIKNLTVTLERNEKSIGTVTFKKKTVQRKFLDRAVWDRPVQHSPVYNGDTIRTAGAAEAKVFLSDNNVIDIGSDTMIQIFVKDNEEAEIGLKEGAVSVQTSNTKIKINSNNASVVVKENSLLHADKADTENLRLVVETGEAAVSEQTADENIAAGQNTKTLQKDSVFQSGTEAAITMISPSQNVKILNQNTERSSVNVLFKWQTSLPENEELILETASVSDFSQNNRKFSVTGLNEISIEQPDGNVYWKLYPKKQSGRQALSAHGKFTVLPAPVPLLLIPAKESKYFYKNTPPSVRFLWKGNESAASYLLEIADNPDMVNPKFTKSVNMESLAVSALNDGIWYWRVTPYYLTAKETDVLSSEVFSFKIEKRSTLPEPEALFPKTVADTASSKSLTFSWKTVEEAKKYRIIISDNENMVNPLIDTVTADNYLELKEAAKLLPNGTYYWTVFGTDEKGAVLTESKPRSFKTLDTEVTLRSVFPPDGYIIADTLCRDTRFTWKTNLTSEQHFQVSDTEDFSNIVKDIKTFNTGVDGIELKTGTWYWRVISSAENFPIKTETKKVIIAPPFEKPQLVNIGADKRIIILQNRLNKFKWTEVKGADYYQIKIKKPGLEKDVLYENLFITETEIELDFKDIADGPYIVSIQGFASATLSSSRRYGLAEDSEIFLRHLKPVELLSPVDNARINGVEAMLNPGKLIWASSEKPENANLLVTKTGSKEPVLSLNNPGFTVKLPPLEAGKYTWRVTASTIEGLDISSEKNFEFTILPIPPLQAVKFISPKENAVLNAAFFKENRTIDFSWNAIEEATVYLVEIYTSNKKSKSVYSSKIGADGKKEILLKFRELALLSRGSFYIEVRAQRHLKDGKLFQDGIVSRLKFEINLPKRNNVETNETGVLYGK, from the coding sequence ATGAAGACGAAAAGAAATATAACATCCAAGCCTGATACTTCGCCGATATTACTCGATTTTGCAGTGGTTTTGCTTTCTCTTGCAACGGCTTTTGCGGCCTTATTTCTTTTTATAAAAAATCTGACCGTAACGCTGGAGCGAAATGAAAAATCAATCGGAACCGTTACATTTAAAAAAAAGACGGTTCAGCGTAAATTTTTAGACAGGGCTGTTTGGGATAGGCCCGTACAGCATTCACCCGTATATAACGGAGATACGATACGTACGGCCGGTGCCGCGGAAGCTAAAGTCTTTTTATCGGATAATAACGTTATAGACATAGGTTCTGATACAATGATTCAAATCTTTGTAAAAGACAATGAAGAAGCGGAAATAGGATTAAAAGAAGGCGCCGTATCGGTACAAACATCAAATACAAAAATAAAAATTAACTCAAATAACGCTTCCGTAGTTGTAAAAGAAAACTCGCTTTTACATGCCGATAAGGCCGATACCGAAAATTTAAGATTAGTAGTTGAAACGGGAGAAGCTGCCGTTTCGGAACAAACTGCGGACGAAAATATTGCAGCCGGTCAAAATACAAAAACACTTCAAAAAGACTCCGTTTTTCAAAGCGGAACCGAAGCTGCAATAACAATGATAAGTCCTTCCCAAAATGTTAAAATTTTAAACCAAAATACCGAAAGGTCTTCAGTTAATGTTTTATTTAAATGGCAAACCTCTCTTCCCGAAAATGAAGAACTTATTTTAGAAACGGCTTCCGTAAGCGACTTTTCTCAAAACAATCGTAAGTTTTCGGTAACAGGTTTAAACGAAATAAGCATAGAACAGCCTGACGGCAATGTATATTGGAAGTTATATCCTAAAAAGCAAAGCGGAAGACAGGCTTTGTCGGCACATGGAAAGTTTACGGTTTTACCTGCACCGGTACCGCTTCTTTTAATCCCTGCAAAAGAATCAAAATATTTTTATAAAAATACACCTCCTTCCGTCAGATTTTTATGGAAAGGAAATGAATCGGCCGCTTCTTATTTGTTGGAAATTGCGGATAATCCGGATATGGTTAATCCTAAATTTACAAAATCGGTTAATATGGAATCTCTTGCCGTTTCCGCCTTAAATGACGGAATTTGGTATTGGCGTGTAACTCCGTATTATTTGACGGCAAAGGAAACCGATGTCCTTTCATCTGAGGTTTTTTCTTTTAAGATTGAAAAAAGGAGTACTTTACCCGAACCTGAAGCTCTGTTTCCGAAAACCGTTGCTGATACGGCAAGCTCAAAAAGTCTTACTTTTTCGTGGAAAACTGTTGAAGAGGCAAAAAAATACAGAATAATAATTTCGGATAACGAAAATATGGTAAACCCGCTTATAGATACGGTTACAGCCGATAATTATTTGGAATTAAAAGAAGCTGCAAAACTTTTGCCTAACGGTACTTACTATTGGACGGTTTTCGGAACGGACGAAAAAGGTGCCGTTTTAACCGAAAGTAAACCGAGAAGTTTTAAAACGCTTGATACGGAAGTTACTTTGCGCTCGGTATTTCCGCCCGACGGTTATATTATTGCCGACACCCTGTGCCGCGATACCCGTTTTACTTGGAAAACGAATTTAACGTCCGAACAGCATTTTCAAGTTTCGGATACCGAAGATTTTTCAAACATAGTAAAAGATATAAAAACTTTTAATACCGGTGTTGACGGAATCGAATTAAAAACGGGAACTTGGTATTGGAGGGTAATAAGCTCGGCGGAAAATTTTCCGATAAAAACGGAAACAAAAAAAGTTATAATTGCCCCGCCTTTTGAAAAACCGCAGCTTGTCAATATCGGTGCGGATAAGCGTATAATCATACTTCAAAATCGGCTTAATAAATTTAAGTGGACTGAAGTAAAGGGTGCGGATTATTATCAAATAAAAATAAAAAAGCCCGGTTTGGAAAAAGATGTTCTTTACGAAAATTTATTTATAACCGAAACCGAAATCGAACTTGATTTTAAAGATATTGCCGACGGACCTTATATCGTAAGTATACAGGGCTTTGCTTCGGCAACGCTTAGCTCAAGCCGCCGATACGGTCTTGCCGAAGATAGCGAAATATTTTTACGGCATTTAAAACCGGTAGAGCTGCTTTCGCCTGTAGATAATGCCCGAATTAACGGTGTTGAAGCTATGCTTAATCCTGGGAAGTTAATTTGGGCTTCATCGGAAAAACCGGAAAATGCGAATTTGCTGGTTACGAAAACCGGAAGTAAGGAGCCTGTTTTATCTTTAAACAACCCCGGCTTTACCGTTAAACTTCCCCCTCTTGAAGCGGGAAAATATACATGGCGGGTTACGGCGTCAACAATAGAAGGCTTGGACATTTCTTCCGAAAAAAATTTTGAGTTTACGATTTTGCCGATACCTCCTTTACAAGCCGTAAAATTTATTTCGCCTAAAGAAAATGCGGTTCTAAATGCTGCATTTTTTAAAGAAAACAGAACTATAGATTTCAGTTGGAATGCAATAGAAGAAGCGACCGTATATCTTGTAGAAATATATACTTCAAATAAAAAAAGTAAATCCGTATACTCGTCGAAAATAGGTGCGGACGGTAAAAAAGAAATTTTACTTAAGTTTAGAGAGCTTGCACTTTTATCGCGTGGAAGTTTTTATATTGAAGTTAGGGCTCAAAGACATTTAAAAGACGGAAAATTGTTCCAAGACGGTATTGTTTCCAGGCTTAAATTTGAAATAAATTTACCCAAAAGGAATAATGTAGAAACAAATGAAACGGGGGTTTTATATGGAAAATAG
- a CDS encoding 6-hydroxymethylpterin diphosphokinase MptE-like protein has product MTDTALLKKNLETLKERFPALSKKIENAKPSCDYSEFQTSKTGQLIPCFKTGNLLHSKYNPEREAERLFSGNENFVLFCGLGSGIHINYFLNTFKNKPCALVETDFSALKHLLTKIDFTGIFLNSNFTVLPPFEDAEFENELIQNYIPVLHGNFEVKFLLPWENYYKDKLSVFQQKIKESLKIIQSDTATQARFGKIWMRNILFNLKTASNILPQMPKADTNKTAYILGAGPCLENAIKTIKEKRKEFVLFAADTAFSVLNAYGITADFFISIDPQIFSYLHCFKPASNLKLGTEADINPTIGIFDLCSNPLTVKTFLQNGNKILFTAGAHPFAQYASNFSPFPYCNTSTGTVAGAAKYAAIAMGFKNFRFAGLDFAYTNGKAYARETYLSKLFFKEALKTSPGETKFCALMFRGNVEKKTASGKITYTTELLNRYAELFNINENVSLWQKKEFRQFPYYDFIFKLNSDAKKNDFNLKTAILPYLTYKSKILYNKNRNFLNLELALSEILEYTVE; this is encoded by the coding sequence ATGACTGATACAGCTTTACTTAAAAAAAATTTGGAAACCTTAAAAGAACGCTTCCCCGCTCTTTCAAAAAAAATAGAAAATGCAAAACCTTCTTGCGATTATTCCGAGTTTCAAACTTCAAAAACCGGACAGCTTATTCCGTGCTTTAAAACGGGGAATTTATTACATTCAAAATATAATCCGGAACGCGAAGCCGAAAGATTGTTTTCCGGAAATGAAAACTTCGTTCTCTTTTGCGGGCTGGGTTCAGGTATACATATAAACTATTTTTTAAATACATTTAAAAATAAACCTTGCGCACTGGTTGAAACGGACTTTTCCGCATTAAAACATCTTTTAACAAAAATAGATTTTACCGGTATCTTTTTAAATTCAAACTTTACCGTACTGCCGCCGTTTGAAGATGCCGAATTTGAAAACGAATTGATTCAAAATTATATTCCCGTTCTGCACGGCAATTTTGAAGTAAAATTTTTACTGCCGTGGGAAAACTATTATAAAGATAAATTAAGCGTCTTTCAACAAAAAATAAAAGAATCTTTAAAGATTATTCAAAGTGATACGGCAACTCAAGCGCGTTTCGGTAAAATATGGATGCGAAATATTTTATTTAATTTAAAAACGGCTTCAAATATTTTACCTCAAATGCCTAAGGCGGACACAAATAAAACGGCTTATATTTTGGGTGCAGGCCCCTGTCTTGAAAATGCTATTAAAACAATTAAGGAAAAGAGAAAAGAATTTGTTTTATTTGCAGCCGATACGGCTTTTTCCGTTTTAAATGCCTACGGAATTACGGCCGATTTTTTTATAAGTATAGACCCTCAAATTTTTTCTTATCTTCATTGTTTTAAACCCGCCTCAAATTTAAAATTAGGCACGGAAGCGGATATCAATCCTACAATAGGAATTTTCGATTTATGTTCTAACCCGCTTACGGTAAAAACTTTTTTACAAAACGGAAATAAGATACTTTTTACGGCAGGCGCTCATCCTTTTGCTCAATACGCTTCAAATTTTTCACCCTTCCCGTACTGCAATACTTCAACCGGAACGGTAGCCGGAGCGGCAAAATATGCGGCTATTGCAATGGGGTTTAAAAATTTTCGATTTGCGGGGCTTGATTTTGCTTATACAAACGGAAAGGCTTATGCAAGGGAAACATACTTATCAAAACTTTTTTTTAAAGAAGCTTTAAAAACTTCTCCGGGTGAAACAAAATTTTGCGCTTTAATGTTTCGAGGCAATGTAGAAAAAAAAACGGCTTCAGGAAAGATTACTTACACAACGGAATTACTTAACAGGTATGCCGAGTTATTCAATATAAATGAAAACGTTTCTTTATGGCAAAAAAAAGAATTTAGACAATTCCCTTATTATGATTTTATATTTAAGCTTAATTCCGATGCGAAAAAAAACGACTTTAATTTAAAAACCGCTATTTTACCCTATCTTACATATAAATCAAAAATATTGTATAATAAAAATCGCAATTTTTTAAATTTAGAACTTGCATTATCTGAAATTCTGGAGTATACTGTAGAATGA
- a CDS encoding J domain-containing protein: MKQSDYYIILGVTPGSSIAEVKTAFRKKAKLLHPDLNAVLTAAQKEKSEAEMRLLLCAYQNILKEKSLGENFSEDSNFFTKKSQAESFDYRFWLLKRSDYESRAKLIFFDLFHGLESEAVEEYNTRRSEARGFYLSKYFNREDFMDCGFVLAEELYLRGEYYEAFLLFEEIFHLEKQKPYFKHFFPEVMILINSILRDKLHRYVEDDLAADCYEAALDFGLKNSDKANIHRRLAEIYNKLGDKHRADISFREAVRLSPKLAESKKNKR, translated from the coding sequence ATGAAACAAAGCGATTATTATATTATTCTCGGGGTAACGCCCGGCTCGTCAATTGCCGAAGTAAAAACCGCATTTAGAAAAAAGGCAAAACTTCTTCACCCCGATTTAAATGCGGTATTGACGGCGGCACAAAAAGAAAAGTCGGAAGCCGAAATGCGTCTTCTTTTATGTGCTTATCAAAATATTTTAAAAGAAAAAAGTTTAGGCGAAAACTTTTCGGAAGATTCTAACTTTTTTACAAAAAAATCACAAGCTGAAAGTTTCGATTATCGCTTTTGGCTTTTAAAACGCAGCGACTACGAAAGCCGTGCAAAGCTGATTTTTTTCGATTTGTTCCACGGTCTTGAAAGCGAGGCCGTTGAGGAATATAATACAAGGCGTTCCGAAGCTCGAGGGTTTTATCTTTCGAAATATTTTAACCGCGAAGATTTTATGGATTGCGGTTTTGTTCTTGCAGAAGAGCTTTATTTGCGCGGAGAATATTATGAAGCGTTTTTGCTTTTTGAAGAAATTTTTCATTTGGAAAAACAAAAACCTTATTTTAAACATTTTTTTCCCGAAGTAATGATTTTAATAAATTCCATTTTGCGGGATAAACTTCACCGCTATGTAGAAGACGATTTGGCTGCGGACTGTTATGAGGCCGCTTTGGATTTCGGCTTAAAAAATTCCGATAAGGCTAACATTCATCGGCGATTAGCCGAAATATATAATAAACTCGGCGATAAACACAGGGCGGATATCAGCTTCCGCGAAGCCGTAAGGTTAAGCCCTAAGTTGGCCGAAAGTAAAAAAAATAAACGGTAA
- a CDS encoding adenylate/guanylate cyclase domain-containing protein, with protein MPKKQKGASIGTVKFPIGAKLVIIISILTVLSIGIITALVTWFGTEDVRLTAEENNRTVNVQAASAVEKELTSIRANAFLLLDILNISETSSKFAKHTADFYFERNPSVAAVLVTDSKRSGGLERKLLNTSFFLSNELEVSVVDKFLKDNTDKVIQTEGGIMHVLNASPDFNMPMMVLFYPYREKGLEQGLAVFFSSEKLSDILGAGTVQTTYLVNGSGDVLVHSDFEIVKHSANISGFYLFEKMRENGDANRQMLFSDDTGKKFFGSYSRLNLGDIAVLTTAEAEKVLEPVIRTTQRNIYLGITVLALSVIFVWFFSKSISTPVKLLAMAAGQIEKGEYEINLTPETNDELGLLTKSFVQMGKGLAERERLKDSFGRFINKEIAELAMQGKLALGGETKNTTVFFSDIRSFTAISEKLQPAEVVEFLNEYMTAMVECVNNTHGVVDKFIGDAIMAVWGAPTTAGSPKEDALNCIRAALQMRAALIIFNRGRGGDKKPVIRIGCGINSGPVVAGQIGSTKRMEYTVIGDAVNLASRTEALNKPMGTDILITEYTYNLVKEEVLVEEMPSVTVKGKEKPLRMFAVVNMPNETGIPGAGAKGPKTLNQVRQVLGIPIPDFAKVDINEDEKKYNIQA; from the coding sequence ATGCCTAAAAAACAAAAAGGAGCCTCTATAGGAACGGTAAAATTTCCGATAGGAGCAAAGTTGGTTATCATAATTTCAATACTGACGGTTTTATCCATCGGTATAATTACTGCATTAGTTACTTGGTTCGGTACGGAAGATGTCAGACTTACGGCTGAAGAAAACAACCGTACGGTGAATGTGCAGGCGGCTTCAGCGGTAGAAAAGGAATTGACGTCAATTAGAGCAAATGCTTTTTTACTTTTAGATATTCTTAATATTTCGGAAACTTCAAGCAAGTTTGCAAAACATACAGCCGATTTTTATTTTGAAAGAAACCCGTCCGTTGCCGCCGTTCTTGTTACCGATTCAAAAAGGTCGGGAGGTCTTGAACGTAAACTGCTAAACACATCCTTCTTTTTATCCAACGAACTTGAAGTTTCCGTAGTAGATAAATTTTTAAAAGATAATACCGATAAGGTAATTCAAACCGAAGGCGGAATAATGCATGTGCTGAACGCTTCGCCCGATTTTAATATGCCTATGATGGTTTTGTTTTACCCTTATCGGGAAAAAGGCTTGGAACAGGGTTTAGCGGTGTTTTTTTCATCGGAAAAACTTTCCGACATCTTGGGGGCGGGAACTGTTCAAACTACATATCTTGTAAACGGTTCGGGCGATGTACTGGTTCATTCCGATTTTGAAATAGTCAAACACAGCGCAAACATAAGCGGTTTTTATCTGTTTGAAAAAATGAGAGAAAACGGCGATGCGAACCGTCAAATGCTTTTTTCCGACGATACCGGAAAAAAGTTTTTCGGTTCTTATTCTCGCCTTAATTTGGGCGACATTGCAGTGCTTACCACTGCCGAAGCGGAAAAAGTATTGGAGCCCGTTATAAGAACTACCCAAAGAAATATTTACCTAGGTATTACGGTTTTAGCCTTATCGGTAATTTTTGTCTGGTTTTTTTCAAAGTCGATAAGCACCCCGGTTAAACTTTTGGCTATGGCTGCAGGTCAAATCGAAAAGGGAGAATATGAAATAAACCTAACTCCCGAAACAAATGACGAACTCGGGCTTTTAACTAAAAGTTTCGTGCAGATGGGTAAGGGCCTTGCGGAACGTGAAAGGTTAAAGGATTCTTTCGGCAGATTTATCAACAAAGAAATAGCCGAACTTGCAATGCAGGGAAAACTTGCCCTCGGAGGTGAAACGAAAAACACTACCGTTTTTTTCTCCGATATACGTTCTTTTACGGCAATTTCGGAAAAACTTCAACCTGCCGAAGTAGTTGAATTTTTAAATGAATATATGACGGCAATGGTGGAATGCGTAAATAACACGCACGGCGTAGTTGATAAATTTATAGGAGATGCAATTATGGCGGTTTGGGGAGCGCCTACAACGGCGGGAAGCCCCAAAGAAGACGCTTTAAACTGCATACGGGCTGCCTTACAAATGCGCGCCGCCTTAATTATCTTTAACCGCGGACGGGGAGGGGATAAAAAACCTGTTATACGTATAGGTTGCGGCATTAACTCGGGACCCGTAGTTGCAGGACAAATAGGTTCTACAAAAAGAATGGAATATACGGTTATAGGAGATGCCGTAAATCTTGCCTCCCGTACCGAAGCTCTTAATAAACCTATGGGAACCGACATTCTTATAACCGAATACACATATAACTTGGTTAAAGAAGAAGTTCTCGTAGAAGAAATGCCTTCCGTTACGGTTAAAGGAAAAGAAAAACCTTTACGCATGTTTGCCGTCGTAAATATGCCGAACGAAACCGGAATTCCCGGTGCAGGAGCGAAGGGGCCGAAAACACTGAATCAAGTAAGACAAGTATTAGGTATTCCCATTCCCGATTTTGCAAAGGTGGATATAAATGAAGACGAAAAGAAATATAACATCCAAGCCTGA